From the genome of Bos javanicus breed banteng chromosome 23, ARS-OSU_banteng_1.0, whole genome shotgun sequence:
AGGCACACGTAGACAGTGCTTTATGAAGCATGCTGTAAGAATGGGTCTTGAAGAAAAGATAGATAATGATATAGAAATAGGACAGGAATGTTAGAAAGAATGAGCCCATGGCAATGGTGCCTGTGACAGTATTGAGCAGCCACTCATTGAGCTCAGTGGTCCCACAGGCCAACTCCAGCAATGGCTTAACATCACAGAAGATGTGATGGATATGGTTGGAACCACAGAAGTTTAAGTGAGAGGTCATTACTGAGTGCAGCAGGGCATGGAAAAAAACAATGATGATCCAGACAGTGACAGCCATCTGGATACAGACTTGATGATTCATGATAAGAGTATAATGAAGTGGTTTACACATAGCCACAAAGCGGTCAAAGCCCATCATGGCCAGCAACATGGACTCTGTGCTGCCCaggaaatggaagaaatgaaGCTGGCTTATGCATCCTAAGAAAGAAATTGTTTTGTGGGTAGACAGGAAGTTCCCCATCATCTTTGGCAGAGTCACTGTGGAGTAGCAGATATCCAGACATGACAGGTTTCCCAGGAAAAAGTACGTAGGAGAATGCAGTCTTGAATCAGAGATGACAACCATCAGGATAGCTCCATTTCCAGCCAAGCTGACAATGTAAGTTGCAAGGAAAACCACAAAGAGAACAGGCTGCAGTTCTTGGATGTCTGTCACTCCCAGGAGGAGAAATTCAGTGACTGAGGTTTGATTCAGCATCacttgaaaaaaaagacaaataacatatggAACGCTATCTCTAATGGAAACCAGTGTCCTGCAGCTGAGGATTTCCCATCTAGACAATAGTGTTTTGAGGTAGAGCAGTGGTGTTTTAAATAGTCTGAGTATCACATATTATAGAATATTTGGACCACtagattattaaatattaacattatatGCTGTTTATGGACTTTTACTCaaacacttttgttttttatttgacaTATCttctcaaatatatatgtataaatcttttaaagtgaaaatcttttcttttttccagggaTTTAGAGCAAATTGCCAGCCTACCATCTTTTCTGATAAAGACTTGTCTTTTATCATCCTAAAATCTAACAGAGGGTAAATTATTAAGCTCTCCACCACACTACTGTCTCTTGACTTAGTACAAAATCATTTGAAGGGTTTTAAACCTAAGAAAATTTGACAGTGAGGAAATAATAAGAGCTATAAAGAACTCTGAATGGAGATGTAAACATTAGAGTCCTTGCTATTAAAAGGAATCATTCAATATTTGGGAAACCCATGAAAGGAGAAGATAAAGATATGATGTGACTAGAATAAAAAAGTGAATTTAGTAGGGAACATTTCTAGAAATCCCATGAGATTATCACCTTTAAATGCAGTGAGAATTTTGAGAAATTATTTAATGTTAATACACATTTATTGAAGGCTGGCTTTAGGAATTAAGAGTAACTTTCTTTGATAGccatgtatatattgtatatggtTAAACTTAATCATTCTTACTTATGATACACATATGCCAAGCATTGCTTTTGATTCTCtacttacaaaacaaaattgTATCAAAAATTCACTTGtggtaaaaaaaactttttcctaacatttaaagaaaaaagcaatcaGACTTTCTGCACTAAACATTTATTTCACTGCATCCTGAATATTTATCAACTATatatttactttgaaaatatCTAGAGATATGGCAAAAAAAATGTAGCTAGTAAAAAGTCTTCATAATCCACAAACACAATATCCATCATAAGATAGGAATTCAGCTCTAAATCCTTGGCATGTAAATTTAATACAGGCAGGAAGACAGAGAAGATGGGCAACTCTCCAGCCTGTCTCCTGGTTCATTCTCCTATCTGCTTGACTGTTCAAATCCACAGTTAAGAAGGCTTCTCAGGTTGACATTCCTGAAAAGTAAatagtagaaaaaaatttaaatgaatagaGTAGAAAAGTATTTAACATGATAGCTTATATTGGAATTATAGTATAAGATCTTCATCTGCCGAAACCTCTTTCTAAAATTTTGCCTGTCTTTCATGATCCACAGATCTTTAGATACACAAACCCTGTGAGAGAGTGTCCCTGGGGTTTGGGAGGatttttgaaagaataaacaagTTACCTTTCTATACTTGCAATATAAGAAAATTCTCCTTGGAGGATTCCTATCTTGAGTTCCATTTTTTTCATTGgtcctattttctttccttattatgtTTCTTTCCCAGTTTCAGAACCATAGACAGTACAGTTTCAAGAGCCTCAGGAATTCTTAAATTACCTTTCATTTCCTGGGACAGAGAGATGGATATACTTTCTcatcttggggacttccctggaaaaaCTTTGTATAAAATGCTAGGAAATTGGGCGATGACAGTTAAGGAATGAGGGCCAGTCATATCCCATGGATCCATACAGAAAGatgattatcttttaaatattctacTAATTTTTTACTGTGGTtctatggaaaacaaaaaaaaagaaagagggagaagtagtattccttttgttctttctaaATCTGACTCTTCACAGTTAGtaatactgttaaaatattttctttaattttgggatccccaaaattcatatttcTCTCTATGAGAATGAGACTTGTCTCTCCAAAGTATCTTCACTTCTTGCTGTATcatttgtgttcagttgctcaagtcATGTCTGGCCCTTTAGGCCCCAATGGAcccagcagtctcctctgtccatgagattttcccagcaagaacactggagtgggttcagtgGGTTCACTGCAGTgggagttgtcatgccctcctccaggggtctcccCAACCTAGGGCTCAAACCtgcttttcctgcattgcaggcagtttccttaCTGCTgggccattggggaagccctgctGTATCTTTGGTGCAAAAGTAGTTGCGGTTTTTGCATTGTTGTTTGATATTGTAATTCATTCTTAAATTAGTgttctcagctggtaaagaatccacctgcaatgtgggagacctgggtttgatccttgggttgggaagataccctgaagaagggaaaggctacccactccaacagtCTGCTCTGGAGacttacaaataaataaacatttatcattgGGAATTTTTGGttgtattcaattttttttctataaaagtatTATTGATATTCAGAATTTACCTTGATACATTCTTTATGGATTAATTGCTGTGCCTAAAGacattgatgttttaaaaattatttaaagcgAACGcactttactttttcattttaacgtttaatgtagaaaattttaaacattcagaaaaatgcaGACAGTGGTGTAAACCCTCCTGTAGCTATCATCCTGCTTTGACATCAACATTTTGCCAATATTGTGCCAAATATCTAGATATCCTTTTTTTCTGGAAtaatttaaagaaagttttagACATTGTGTATGTATTGTGTTATATAACCTATGCAATCATTCATTTCAAAcgtaaatatttattatactcTCAAATTTATGaagacatttttataaaacatattcaCCATGCCATTATGATACTTCCCACAATTATCAACACAgcacaaaaacacaaagaaatagaagattctgaaaaatgaggcattaagaaggaaaaaatgtgtaGAACCAGTTTCCAGTCTCTTATTCATGGTGATGGTACTGGCAGTATTGATAAGGAAAGAGCTGAAGATGGTAATTTGTAACGTGATGCTAATGACAAAAAAATGATACTGACTATAGTAAAGCTGATGGTGAGAATCTTCATTATTAAACCAGTGATAGCCATGGAAATGATGGTCAAAATGGTGGTAATGATGAGAACAGATGACTAAGTTTCAATACTATTAGTGTTATAAGTCAACTTTAAAGAAGAGCTCAtccaatccactcaagtattctatTTTTAGCTAATATAcctcattatatatattataatataatatttatggtATTATGtatatgagaaggaaatggcaacccagtccagtattcttgcctggaggataccatagacagaggagcctagagggctacagtccatggggttgcaaaagtcctgcacgacttagtgactaaaccacgaCAACCtgaagtgggcttccctagtggatcagactgcctgcaaatgcaggagacccagattcgatccttgggtcaggaagatcctctggagaagggaatgacaactcactccagtattcttgcctggagaattccatggacaagaggagactgatgggctacagtccatggggtcacaaagagttggacacaactgagtgactaacaatttcactttgatatattactgatatattttgatataataatatagataatatataatatatgaactTAGAGCTAGCAGTTAAAGTGAGTTCTAACAACTAATTCTCCCAATTTCTGTTAAGTGTTCTTTATGCTATAGCATATCTATACTGTGCAATAGCCTCACTTTATCAGTGTGGTGGTGAAgagtgtgatttttttcccccaaaacactTGTTTCTTGGAATTATTCCTAATGCCATGAGCTTTCTATGCCCAGAACCCTTTTCAGGGAACTCTCCGCATCCCTATTTCTTAGACTATAAATGAAAGGATTGAGAGTGGGGGTTACCAGGGCATACATGACAGCAGCACCCAGCTCCCCAGAGGCATGAGAAGCTGACGGGGACTTCAGGTAGGTGGCAAAGACCGAGCTGTAGAAGAGGATGACCATGGAGAGGTGGGAGCTGCATGTGGCCAGGGCTTTCTTTTTCCCCTGTGCTGATGGGACCCGAGCTACAGCAAGGAAAATATGGGCATAGGAGCTTATGATGCAGGGAAGAGGGCTGATTCTTAAGAGTCCTGTCAGAACCATCATTAGGTCCTCAATGAGGTGGGTATCAGAGCAGGAAAGTCTAAAGAGTGGTCCGAAATCACAGAAAAAGTGGGGAATCTATTGATTAGCATAGAATGGGAGCTGGGATAGCAACAGGGCATGGACAAGAGAGATAGAGTGGGCCACTCCCCAAGACCCACCCAGCAGCAGTGCACATCTGTAAGGAGTCATTAGGAGTGCATAGTGCAGGGGATGGCAGATGGCAGCGTAGTGGCTGATAGCTGTGCCCATCAAAAGCAGATTGTCCATATCAGCAAAAACTGCAAAGAAATTTAACTGGGCCAGACACTCAGAGAAGGAGATCAACTGCTGCTGGTCCACAGAGTCTCCAGCATTTAGCGGGCTGTGGTGGTAGTGAAGCAGAGGTCGACCAGGGAGAGCTAGCTgaggaagtacatgggggtgtggaggtggatATCAGCACCAATAGCCAGCAGCAGTAGGGAGTTTCCTAAGAGACTCAGCAAGTAGAGGGCCAGGAAGAGACCAAAGAGGAGTTGTGGTTTGTCTGGGTCACTGGACAGTCCTGAGAGGACAAAGTCAGGGTTCTTGCTGCAGTTCATTTCAGGTCTTGATGGGTTATAAGGAAAGAATCAGCATGAAGAGGATTCACTACAGTTAGCTAGAACCTTGGATCCTTTCTCTTGGCAATGGGTTTTCCTTATACCACCAATgtgaggaatggataaacaactaaAATAGCAATGGGAGGACAAGGGTTGTACCTCACGAAACATGGTCAAATTAAGGAGACATCAAGGtaagagaatgaaagaaaccaCAGAGACGTCCTGGAGTTATGAATGCGTAACgagttttcttaataaaattttgcGTGACTGGTATTTAACTACTTGCTTGTGAATCTGTTTTCTTCTCAAGACCACGAATCTTTCAAGGCAGAAGTGATGTTTCAGTACTTagctcagtgtctggcacatagaaggGGCTCAATAAATACTCCCACCCACACTCACAGTGACTATTCTAGTTCAAGGTTGTGACGGCTGGAGAACTGTTATCCTCCTAACTATTTTAACATGGATCTTGCCCCACCCAATTTGTTCTCCATACTGTGGTCAGCgtgatccttaaaaaaaaaaaaactcataaagtcacttctttatttaaaaattggtcTCTAcccatggaactctgctcaaaaatatgtggcagcctggatgggatgaGAGTTTGGACGAGAATTCACACAagtgtatgtatggctgactcTGTTTACTGTCCACCTAAAagtattacaacattgttaattggctatagtccagtataaaataaaaagttttaaaaagaaaatgaaaataaaatagataagcaacaaggatatattctATAGCACAAAGAATTACAGCCATTATcgtgtaataacttttaatgaagCATAATCtgtaaaaaatactgaattactatgctatacacctgaaactactataattattcagttcagttcagttcagtcaatcagtagtgtctgactctttgcgaccccatgaatcacagcatgccaggcctccctgtccatcaccaactcccggagttcactcagactcacgtccatcgagtcagtcatgccattcagccatctcatcctctgtcgtccccttctcctcctgcccccaatccctcccagcatcagagtcttttccaatgagtcaactcttcgcatgaggtggccgaagtattggagtttcagctttagaatcagtccttccagagaacagccaggactgatctcctttaggatggactggttggatctccttgcagtccaagggactctcaagagtcttctccaacaccacagttcaaaagcatcaattcttcggtgctcagccttcttcacagtccaattctcacatccatacatgatcactggaaaaaccatagccttgactagacag
Proteins encoded in this window:
- the LOC133236541 gene encoding olfactory receptor 12D1-like, with protein sequence MLNQTSVTEFLLLGVTDIQELQPVLFVVFLATYIVSLAGNGAILMVVISDSRLHSPTYFFLGNLSCLDICYSTVTLPKMMGNFLSTHKTISFLGCISQLHFFHFLGSTESMLLAMMGFDRFVAMCKPLHYTLIMNHQVCIQMAVTVWIIIVFFHALLHSVMTSHLNFCGSNHIHHIFCDVKPLLELACGTTELNEWLLNTVTGTIAMGSFFLTFLSYFYIIIYLFFKTHSYSMLHKALSTCASHFSVVVLFFVPVDFVYIHPASSSSVDQDQIIAIMYSVVTPVLNPLIYTLRNKEVKGALRRVM